Part of the Deltaproteobacteria bacterium genome is shown below.
ACCTGCCTACCTCGCTCAGTGATCTCTAAAACTCCACGCTGTGGTAGCTTTAAGAGCCCGGCCTTTCTGAGATATGTACCGGCCCAACCAACGCGATTATAGATCACTGTCTGCTTACCACTCGGTAGCAGAGCAGATTTTTCCGCATTTGACAGATGGAACTCATCTGCTATCGCTGAACGTGCATCTTTTAGCTTTATGCGCCCATGCTTACCAACCAGCCTCAGCAACGGCAGCATCACAGTTTGATAATCAGGTATCGACATCAAAATGTTCCTTTAACTGAATGGACGCATAGTCAACAATTCATTCTGGGTTGGCTACTCGATCAGCCGAAACTTTACTATTCTATGGTCTCGAATGATCGAGTTTAAGGATTAGGAGGTAATCCCCACTATATAGCCAACCCCAGTCAACTCGCCCTCCCAAATCGAGACGGCAGAAGCGAACGGATGAGCTGTTCGACCCCACTTTCTGAATACATAAATTCCAGCTTTTCAAAGTAAATCTTATACCTTTCCGCTTGATCCCGATCAGCAAGAGAACTGGACTTCAAAAATTTGTTCGGATCCCTAGACGCTGCAGTAAATGCGATCTCTGCCTCCACTGAGTGAACCGAGGATCTTCCGAAATATCTGCCAATGACACGATCAGCTGTATCAAAGAACAATGAACGTTTTTTGTCGTGATGTACGTCCGAAAGCTCAAGAATCACCTGCGAGATGAGCTTGGCAGCCCCTGTGGACCAATCATTAATTGCCATACGGACAAGATCACCGCAAACAAGATAAAATAAGTACCTTGTCAAGCGCCGCGGATCGTCGGGTTCGCCTTGTTTTAAACCATATCCTAAGCGCTGGGCTTCTCTCTTCAACAAGAAGGCTGCATAAAGATCAGCTTCGTCAACTACAGGATCGAGGTTGATGACTTGTTCAAAAATCTTCCCTTTTGGTCCGAAATCAACATTCCGGGACATAGCAGTTCCCGCTTTACGCAACCATGCAGATGCATATATTTTTAGAACATCCGTGACATTTATCATTTCGACACAAGTCTTCGGATGCGCGGCTTTATACGAATCCCAGCGTCCTTTTTGGATCTCCAGATATAAATCACGATTTTTCAGTAACGCATCATGCCAAATTCTAAATTGCTCGTTTAGAGCAATGAAATCTTTCTCTTTTACTGCATTTTGTGAGTTCGAAAATCTAACAATATTGGTACAAAGGTGCTCGTCATCATGGGATACAGCAACTATCTTGACCAATACTTTGGCTTGATGATCGATACTTATATCCTCAGAATTGCCGAAACTTTTGCCATCTAGGTTGTTACTGCTGGACGCCATCCTTACGTGCAAACTATTTGATTGCTTGTTTTTCTTCGCTTTATACTCACGCATCGACTTATAAATAACATTTGATGTTTGACACCCGTTAACTATATACGGATTTACAAGCTTCAACTCTGCCTGACCTGGCACTTTTACTTCATCAGCAACGATCGTAAGCCCGTTATTGTATAAGGCAAAGTTCTCAGGTTCGGCGGCTAGAGTGCGCGCGATGCCTTTATTTATTGCTCCGCGCGAACTTAAAAATCCTCGAACATTTTTTTCGTATAAGCTGGATATATCACTCATACCGCGGCTGATTCGATACGACTCCATAAACTCAAACAGCGATGATACCGTGCAAATCGCAAATCTAAGTTTGCCCGCTTCAATCTGGGACTCGATGCATAAATTCGTCTCTATTCGGTCATCGGGATCTTCAGCACCGAATACGTCATTCAAGCAATAGGATTCGACGTCAAATTTTTCCGCGATTCGCAACCTACCCTCACGCGCTATAACTTCGCTCATCATCTGCACCTGCGCAGCATTTAGGGGGTCGCAAGTCGCCACGATTAGTCGGACTGATCTGACTTTCACAGAAATTTCGGGACCGATCCCGAAATGATTTCTCATGTATGACGAATTCAGAACCATGCCATCGCGCTGCTTCTCGACTAGCGCGCTTCTGACCAGGCGCAACAAATTAGCGCGCAAAATACCATCGGAGGGTGATTCCAGTATTGAAAAAACCAGACAACAAGCTAATTCACTACTATATCCAGAATCTTCATCACTCTCAGATTCAACCTCGTCACGATAAATGATCGCGCAGTCCCCTCCTTTTTCCGGGGGTTGATTTGAAAAATAGTATCCAATGGATTCGTCACCGTTGAATTCCGATTCGTCGATGCCCAATTCTTGACGGCAGAATGACTTAATAATCTTGCTCCGAAACATTCCATCAGGGGTGTTGACCCCACCCCTGGTCCGCACATCACGGAGCCATTCTGTTTTTTTATCACTCAAGCTAATAGCCATATATCCCCCACTCGAAATCACGGGAGGGGTATCGTCAAAATACTTTAAAACCTTAAACACCAAGTCCCATAAATCACTATTTACAGAGACTTACAAACCATGTGGTTGTTTGCGCTACAACATGTCCTGGTAAGGTTAGCTGATACGCATATTGATTTACTTTGAATCTTAGGCGATATCGTTCAACTTTTGATGAACAAAAGTGAGCACTTCTTCGACCGAACTGGCAACTCTACAACGCTCCGCAGCTCTGATTATTTTCAAAATGTATTCATCGGACATCATTTTTAGCTGGTCCCGATCAATAACTTTGACGTCTCCTTCTAAGGCAGATATGGCTCCGTCCGATGATAGTAACCCATTGGTCACCAAATAAAGATCCTTCACTCTAGCCTGAGTTACTTGCAAATAGTCAGTATAAGTGCCGCTTGCACTTAGTAGCTCACGGATACCAGCAACATTTATGGCTTTACTGATATGACTCGTATGCTTAGCCTGCACCAAGAAGATATCAGCCCCCTTCAAGACTATCCCATCAGCACCTTTATCGCCGACAAATGGCGGGTGAATCGCTATACCTCCAATGACTGAGGCTACTAACTCAGTTGCCATCAGCTGAAACAGCCTTGCTGAAAGGCAATCGAATGATCGGGCTTCCTCAAAAACCGCTGGCCTGCCTGGAACTAATGCCCCAAAGACGTGATTAGTGAGTTCTTTTTCCACATTTAATTGATAATCTAGGTTGCCAAATAAACCATCTGCCATTGATGACTTTGACTTATGTAGTGAGTTCAAGTTCTCATCAAACGATTTGCCAGGATCCTCGCTAATCTCTGCAATAATATGATGAATATAAACATCTTTCATTTGGCCTTTGCGATGAACCCTCGCATCACATTGACGCTCCAGGGCTGGATTCCACCACCGACCATAGTGAATGACATGATTTGCCTCCGTCAAATTGAGACCTACACCTCCCACCACAGGTGAAGCAATCAAGCATGTGAATCCGTCCGCGGCCTTGAACTTCCTAATTACCTCATCTCGCGCAGGTTTTGACAAGCTCCCGTTAAATAAAAAGCACTTCTCGCCAAAATACTGCGTCAACACTATAGCCAAAATTTCTGCTATTTTTTTAAAACGAGTGAAAATAATAACTTTTTCATTAAGATTTTTTATTTGATGCAAGATTTCTAAAGCAACTTGCATCCTATCTGCCGCCATCAACAGGTCCTCAGGCTTCGAAGCAAGTATCTCCGACATATCGAGGAAAGCCATAGGATGCTGATACGCGATGGACATATATGAAAGCGCTTCCATATATGCCATTCCACCTGCAGACACCCTACTCTTGATTTCACTTACTTTAGCAGACTGCATTGCACTTAACTTACATCGATGCTCTTTTACGTGGATAGGTGGCAGCGCTAGGCCGGCGCTCTTCTTCGTCCTACGAAGCACTACTGCCCCATTGGCAGATTGGTTATACATCAATCTGCTTTTCAGCCGATTTAATGCTTTTTCATCTTTAGGCCTGCCATCACCGAACTCATTGATAAATTCGTCAGCCGTCCCAAGTAATTCCTTGGCATGGACAAAATCAACGATAGACCATAGGTCGAGGAGTCTATTTTCTACCGGTGTACCCGTCATGGCTATCCGGAAATCTGATTGCATAGCAAACGCTGCCTGTCGACCCAGAGTCTGGGGATCTTTGATAAACTGGGCCTCATCGAATACAAAGAGATTCCAATTAACCTGCCCCAAACTGAACTGGTATTGAATCAGTAGATCACGATTCATGATGACAACGCCATCAACCCTGACCTTATCAAGATCTAAGGCTGAAGCATACTTACCGGGCATAACTTCGTATTTTCCCTTTTTGTATCTTGGTAGATTACTGTTATCCAGAATTAAAACCTCCCCTAGGCAGCCTCTTTCAAAGAATTTGGCAATCTCGTCCGCCCAATTCTGATAAAGGGATTTTGGTGCAAGAACCAAAATCGAAACCTTTCTACCCGGGTCAGCTTTCTTTAGATACTCACGCATCCAACAAGCAAAAGTTAGGACCTGAAGAGTCTTCCCTAGCCCCATCTCATCAGCAAGAAGCAACCCACGATATGTCTTACCGACATATACACTCTGCATCCAGGCCACTCCATCACACTGATAAGGAGCAAGTTCGATGGACCTCTTCAGTCCAATAGGTCTCTGGAGTTTGAGCCCAGAACTAGGTGCTTCTCGAGTTGGCTCCGCCATCGCAGGATCGACCTTCAACCTAGGACGAGCCCGCCTCTCGCGAGAGTCCTCTCGTTCCAATTCAGCCTGTACCGTCCCATTAAGCCAATCCAGACTAGTGGCCTCGGCGCCATATTCGGGCATCAACAACTCGTCTGTGATGCCGGCGACCCTTTCCCCGAATACACATTGCAACACCTCAATAGGCGCCCCATCCCAAATAGCCATAGGATTTGCAATCAAGTGATCTCTTATCGATCCGGAGACAATATGCGCGCGTTCGTGCAGTATTTTGGCTGCTTCATAAGCAGTATCGCTAAAGACAATTCGAGTTCTTTTCAGGTCTTTTTTTATGTCAATTACGGATTGAACATCGCCGGCTTTATCCCAAACATTAGCAATGTCATCATGATTAACCTGGTCGATCGCTGGATAGATGGTGAGGCTCGTGCCTCGATCCACATTATTTAATCCGAACTCGGATACAAAGACTACGTCCTCTGACTCAAGGAACCGATCGATCTTTATATTGTGTTCTTGCACCGCAGCGAGTGCCTTTATCTTCCCTAGGGATTTCAGTTGCCTCCATTTTACCGAATGTGAATCATTTCCCGTGCGTTGATCAATTTCACAAACCGCTATAAGTAGGTCAACTAAATGCTTTGGACAACGGTACACCTCACCATTATTAATAAGAAATCGACCGACAATACGAGGTTCAACTTCTTCCTCTGTAAGGCGTAAATGGATTTTGACTTTAAAACTCGGACGTCCGATAGCACCAGAAGAATTTAAATTTATTCTAGGATGAGCTACCGGAACCACATCAGCCAGTACATCTGTCAGTCCGTCATACGATAAATTATTTGCTAACGCATCTAGGTAGGTATTTACAAGGAAAGCCCTACTTTCGCGAATGTTGCCATAATCCGGATGACGCCCGATAAATGACACAAGACCACGATACCAGAAATTATCAATAGAATTTGAAACGATTTCTATACCGTCGTGTTGAGGGCGTAGCGTTAGATTAAAACGAGGCGAACTTTTATAAACATCATCCATGTAAAAAACCTATTCTGGACGAATACCATATGCCCTCAATCGCTCTTGAAAAATACGATGCCAGTCGCCCGCGTGCGGCCAACGTGTTGCTTCTGACGCCTTTAATTGATCCGACCTGATAAAATTTGCCTGCAACCAACGCTGAATCATTGGCTCTACGTCTGGCTTATCGTAGACAAAGCAACTGTGGTTCTTCTGACCAAATTCAACAATTGCGAATCCATCAAATTGCATTAGGACTGCGCTAGATTTGAAACTTTCGGGTTCAATTCGAGCGATGACTGATAGGAACCTTTTACGTAACTCAGATGGTATGGTGGCAAAGTCAGACGAGCAAAGGAGTATTCTGACTCTGCGAATTGAACGGATGTATCTCTGCCAAAATTCTCGGCGCCCCTGATCATCCGATACAACCTTGTCGAAGAAAAACTCAAGATCGATGATATTAAGCCACTCGGAAAGTCTCTGGCTCGCTTCAGCAGACAGATCAAATTCGATTGTCGCACGGTTCGTCTTCCTAGGATCATCAATTCCCAGTCGATCCCAAATTAGTTCTCGCAGATACTGAACATTTGATGCTGGCGGCATCAAAGTCGCCGCCTCTATCAGGAAGTTAATGAATTCAGAAAGGTCGTCCCGCTCCAGATCCCGGATGTTATTCGCGAAAAATGCCCGAAAATCGTTTATCTCTAGCCAGTTGTTCCCGTGAGCCTCTTGCATCAAATACTCCAACAACACACGTGAGCTGTAGGGACCATTCGATACGGGAATGCGAAATATCGTGCTGATCTGTGATGATATCGACTCAGCTCTGGTATCTTTAATCTGCTTGCACATTTCGCACGCAAATCGCTCTGGATCCAGATACAGGCGCAGATTATTGTATATTCCCAGAGCAAACGGAGAAAGGGTTAGGTCTGCAAGTGATTTTAGCCTAGCGAACTTCTCCGAGATGTCCTTCTTTTCGTTGACTGCAATATGCACAAGCAATCTGAACACTAGCTGCGTGACAGGCACGCGTCTCTCGATTAAGACTCTGATATAACGTGGATCGCTAACCACACGTTGGTCCTTCGCCATATCCAGCAACTGTGCTGGTTCGAGGGCCAGTCCACTCTCAACAAATGAATTCCACGTTAAGTAAAATGATTCATCTGGAACAGTGTCCGCCATCAGTGGTATTTCTGAGGTTGCGGATGAAGTAAAGCTCGCAATCTTTGGATACTCGTATGGCACCGTAAGAGCACCGATTGCCGCTTTCAGGTCAGTAAGCGAATCCGTTAGCTTTTTTTTCCAAGATTGATCGCTCATTGCCTGATGCCGTCTGGTGATTTCTTGATCTTTATCTCTACTCGGCGATTTTCAGGCACGTCCAATGAACCGTCCTTTGTATAGTTTTTTGCTGGCTTGGATGCACCGTACCCGACAGCCAGAATTTTTTCGTTTAAACATTTGTGTTTAGCTTCACCATCCTCAGCAGACTTCCTCAAAATGACGTTAGCTACAGCTAAAGATCGCCGTTGTGACAACTCCAGATTCATACCTATTTTATGATCTCCTTGTCGATCAGTGTGACCACCGACTTCAATTGACTCCGCTGTATCGCAATCTTCGCGGAAGTGGTTGTAAATAGCACGAGCTATCGTCCGCTCCTTCTCCGGCGTTAAATCGGCACTATTAGTATTAAATAAAAGATCAGATGAAATCGAAATCACCTTGAGTCCTGGCTGACAAGTCACTTCAAGATCAGGATCGGCCTTAGAGGCACTACAACTACCGTTTTTTTGCCCAATGTTTTGGCTGGCATTCGTGCCGGATGTAACACTAGTTTCTACGCCGCCTCCTCTACCTTTGTCCCCTTTGCCTTCGAGATTATCAGGACCTCGAGGTTCATAGGCAGGCCCTGCTACTTTGTTGGGATCTGCCGTCGCACCAGATTGCACTACGATATAAAGAACCAGAATCGCAAACAGACTTGTCATCAAGTCGACAAATCCATGATAGCCATCGTTCTGATAACGTTTCCGCGCCATATCGACCTCAAGCCGCTTTCACTTTTTTCATTGCTTCTTCAAGTGCATCTGTAAGTCTGATTATGTCGCCGCCAAGATTTTCATTCAGTTTTCTCAATACCTGCGATTGCGTGTTAGCAAAATCCTCCAGAACTTTGTCTAGATTCGTAGTAGAAACCACTCGTATTTCATCCAACGATCCCTGCAATCCCTGAATGACTGGTCGCAGAGCTTCTCCGAACAGACTGATCGCATCTGACAAGTTTTCCATAGTGCCATGCTGCGATTCGGTTAATCTGTGCTGGTGGCCCAGGCTGACGGAGATAGCCTTTGCAACATTTTCAAAGTTATCAGCAGTTTGCTGGTACCATGCATTGGTGCGCTTTCCCGCATCGTCGATGCAT
Proteins encoded:
- a CDS encoding AIPR family protein, which translates into the protein MAISLSDKKTEWLRDVRTRGGVNTPDGMFRSKIIKSFCRQELGIDESEFNGDESIGYYFSNQPPEKGGDCAIIYRDEVESESDEDSGYSSELACCLVFSILESPSDGILRANLLRLVRSALVEKQRDGMVLNSSYMRNHFGIGPEISVKVRSVRLIVATCDPLNAAQVQMMSEVIAREGRLRIAEKFDVESYCLNDVFGAEDPDDRIETNLCIESQIEAGKLRFAICTVSSLFEFMESYRISRGMSDISSLYEKNVRGFLSSRGAINKGIARTLAAEPENFALYNNGLTIVADEVKVPGQAELKLVNPYIVNGCQTSNVIYKSMREYKAKKNKQSNSLHVRMASSSNNLDGKSFGNSEDISIDHQAKVLVKIVAVSHDDEHLCTNIVRFSNSQNAVKEKDFIALNEQFRIWHDALLKNRDLYLEIQKGRWDSYKAAHPKTCVEMINVTDVLKIYASAWLRKAGTAMSRNVDFGPKGKIFEQVINLDPVVDEADLYAAFLLKREAQRLGYGLKQGEPDDPRRLTRYLFYLVCGDLVRMAINDWSTGAAKLISQVILELSDVHHDKKRSLFFDTADRVIGRYFGRSSVHSVEAEIAFTAASRDPNKFLKSSSLADRDQAERYKIYFEKLEFMYSESGVEQLIRSLLPSRFGRAS
- a CDS encoding DEAD/DEAH box helicase: MDDVYKSSPRFNLTLRPQHDGIEIVSNSIDNFWYRGLVSFIGRHPDYGNIRESRAFLVNTYLDALANNLSYDGLTDVLADVVPVAHPRINLNSSGAIGRPSFKVKIHLRLTEEEVEPRIVGRFLINNGEVYRCPKHLVDLLIAVCEIDQRTGNDSHSVKWRQLKSLGKIKALAAVQEHNIKIDRFLESEDVVFVSEFGLNNVDRGTSLTIYPAIDQVNHDDIANVWDKAGDVQSVIDIKKDLKRTRIVFSDTAYEAAKILHERAHIVSGSIRDHLIANPMAIWDGAPIEVLQCVFGERVAGITDELLMPEYGAEATSLDWLNGTVQAELEREDSRERRARPRLKVDPAMAEPTREAPSSGLKLQRPIGLKRSIELAPYQCDGVAWMQSVYVGKTYRGLLLADEMGLGKTLQVLTFACWMREYLKKADPGRKVSILVLAPKSLYQNWADEIAKFFERGCLGEVLILDNSNLPRYKKGKYEVMPGKYASALDLDKVRVDGVVIMNRDLLIQYQFSLGQVNWNLFVFDEAQFIKDPQTLGRQAAFAMQSDFRIAMTGTPVENRLLDLWSIVDFVHAKELLGTADEFINEFGDGRPKDEKALNRLKSRLMYNQSANGAVVLRRTKKSAGLALPPIHVKEHRCKLSAMQSAKVSEIKSRVSAGGMAYMEALSYMSIAYQHPMAFLDMSEILASKPEDLLMAADRMQVALEILHQIKNLNEKVIIFTRFKKIAEILAIVLTQYFGEKCFLFNGSLSKPARDEVIRKFKAADGFTCLIASPVVGGVGLNLTEANHVIHYGRWWNPALERQCDARVHRKGQMKDVYIHHIIAEISEDPGKSFDENLNSLHKSKSSMADGLFGNLDYQLNVEKELTNHVFGALVPGRPAVFEEARSFDCLSARLFQLMATELVASVIGGIAIHPPFVGDKGADGIVLKGADIFLVQAKHTSHISKAINVAGIRELLSASGTYTDYLQVTQARVKDLYLVTNGLLSSDGAISALEGDVKVIDRDQLKMMSDEYILKIIRAAERCRVASSVEEVLTFVHQKLNDIA
- a CDS encoding OmpA family protein; the protein is MARKRYQNDGYHGFVDLMTSLFAILVLYIVVQSGATADPNKVAGPAYEPRGPDNLEGKGDKGRGGGVETSVTSGTNASQNIGQKNGSCSASKADPDLEVTCQPGLKVISISSDLLFNTNSADLTPEKERTIARAIYNHFREDCDTAESIEVGGHTDRQGDHKIGMNLELSQRRSLAVANVILRKSAEDGEAKHKCLNEKILAVGYGASKPAKNYTKDGSLDVPENRRVEIKIKKSPDGIRQ